TTCTTCATCATAGGAACATGTGAATTTATTATTTGACCATGCCTTTCCATCCATGAAAAATGCATACATGTGATCATTATCAAAATCAAAGGCTTCTTGTATAGAATTATGTAAATCCTCAAGGCTGTGTTGAGATGATAGTTTTATTTTAGCCCAGTTATTTCTACCTAAAGAAATTTTAAATGTGTATATTCCACTGATAAATTTATTAATATTTCTAATTAAAGTGTCAGATAATACCCCTTTTTCAAATATATCTATAAAAGGTATTTTAAACTCTTCTTCAAAATCAATCTTCCATTCTCCTAATTCTCTCCTATAAGGTATATTCCATAATTCTAGATTTCTCTTTTTATTGAGCATTTTTATTATTTCCTTTCCCAAAGGATTTATTATAATTTCATCTGGCTCGAAAAATCGTCCATTTTCCTTTGGATCAGTTTTTTCACATTATTTATAATTTAGTATTCCATAATAATAAAGATATAATATTATAGATGAACTACTGTATGTTATAAATCTATCTAATTTAGAAATTTCATTTGGTTTCTGCTTTGAAATCACAGATAATAATTTAGCAGACCTATAGGCATCTAAATTATCATAAGTTTGATACCGAAGACTTTCAAAATCGCAATCCATCCATAATATCTCTAAAAGAGAACTATATTTTTCTGTTACATTTCAAAATATAGTTCTATCCTAATATTTTCTTCTTTTATTAGATTAACATTTTCTTTCCTTCATAAAAACTTCTTTACCTTCAAAGGCAATACCTATTTCTAAAATATTATTTATTCCCAGTGTTCTCATTTCTAAATTATATTTTTTTTCTTTTATTTGTTTTAAAGCTGTATTTACTGCATCTTTCAAGGTCTCTTTTCTTCTTTTATTTACCTTTTTAAACTCTATAATTATACCTAGAGCTTTTTTGTCCTTAGGTATAATCATAACATCATATCGTCCATATTCACTTTCCCTGTTTGATTTTATGTAGTGGGTATTCTCTAAAGACACTAGCATACCAAGTACAAAGGCATGATAAAACCTTTCACTCTCTCCGGCTACATCGAAATAACTTAATGTTCGATCTATTGTATTTGAAAACATAATATCAAAAGTCTCTATATCACCACTTATTAAAGCCTTTAACATATCATTAAAATCTTCATTTACATCTGATTTATTAAACCATTCCAAAATTATATTTTTAAATAAACTACTGACTTCTTTATTTGGGATAGAAAGAGTACCTAAAATATCACCATCTATATTTTTAATCTCATTAACTTTTAAATATCCGGTAAACAGGAGAAAACTCCATATATTTTCAGAGTTCGTATTTACCTCTTTCATAACTATATTTTCATTTATTTTTTTCTCTAAAACCTTTCCTTCTATTAAAGATTCTAACTCAACTTTTACTTTATTATCTGATTTCCCCAAAATATCTTTTATTAAATCGTTAGAGCTGGTATTTACCCAATGGCATATAAGTCCTCTATCAATATCCTTTATGTAATTTAGAATACTCCATGGATTATAAATAACTTCTCCTGCAAAATTATATCCGTTATACCAAAACTTAATATTTTTCAGCTCAGTTTTTACATTGTAGTATTCTAATAACTTTTCAACTTCATTTTCTGTAAAACCAAAATACTCTTTGTATCTACTATTTATTAAGCTATAAACCTTTATATTATTAAGTCCTGAAAATATACTTTCCTTTGCAACTCTCAGAATCCCTGTCATAACTGCTTTTTCTACATTAGTATTATCTTTTAGTGCACCACTAAAAAAATTCCTCATGAATCCTATAAGTTCTGAATAATAACCTTTTAAATGAGCCTGTTGAATGGGCACATCGTACTCATCTATTAGAAGTATTGGCTTTTTTCCTATATATCTATATATAAGTTCTATTAAAACTTTAACGGACATTTCTATTTCTACTAAGCTGCACTTTCTAGCTAATATTTTAGTGAAGTATTCTTTTTCTTCTCTACTACACTTAGAATATAAATTAGCTTTAAACTCTTGAAAAATACCTGCCATTAAAAAGCTTATAGCTTCTATGCAATTATTGAAATTAGAATGTTTCATGTCTTTAAAGGTGATGTAAATAACTGGATAGTTTCCCTGAAGTTTAGTTATATTTTTATATTTACTTATTTCTAAATTCTTAAATAAGCTTATATTTTCTGATTCTTCTATTTGAAAAAAATATTTAAGCATAGTCATATTAAGTGTTTTTCCAAATCTTCTTGGTCTTGGTATTAATATAACCTTTGAATCATCTTCTATAATTTCTTTAATGAATAAACTCTTGTCTACAAAATAATAGTTATTTTCAATGATTTCTCTAAAGTCACTTATACCTATAGGAGTTTTTTTCATATAACCTACCCCTTTCAATAGTTTTGATTTCTTCCATATTCTAGCTTTATAGTACAAATTTTATTCTTTACTTAATCTTTTAATATGTACCATTCATCATCAAAATCAAATTTCTATATAAACTCAATTCTCTTTTAAGGATTGCATTCACTCTTCTATTTTCTTCCTCATCTCATCCTTTAATGCAGGTCTTCTATTGTTTTCTCTTATAATTCTATCATAGTAGTCCTTAAACTCATCTTCTTTACTAAGAAAATTAAATATCTCCTTAATTATGCTACAATAATATGCTGCCTTAGCATATCTCGATCTTTTTGCTGCGTCTATGTGAAAGCTTACCATTTCCTTAAGTATTTTCACAGCTTCATCTATATAAGAATCTTTTCTATTTATATCTTCACTTGATAGCAGCATATCTTCAATACCTTCTGCATCATATTCATCAACTTTAAATACAAAGTCATTTAAAGTTTCAAAACTAAATTTTTTATCATAAAATACACGGTATAGCAAAGATCTGCATATATATTTAAAATAATAATACTGATCATACTCTTTTGCTTTTTCTACAAGCTTTAACAGCTTATCTATTTTCCCTTCATAAGACAGAATCTTTATAAATATCCATTTATAATTATAACTTTTCATAGTTTTTAAATGTTTTTCAGAATCTTTCATAAGACTCTCTAAATTATTAACCTTTTCAGCAAAATAACGAGCTCTTTTATAATTTTCGTAATTACTGTCTTCATAAAATAAATTTTTTGCAGCATAAAATGCTTCTTGGAAATCATTTAGTTTCTCAAAGGAAATTATAAGAATATCTTGTAATTGAATTCTCACTGATTCTGCTTTAATTTCCTTCAATGCCTCTTTAGTCAAATTTATACTTTGTTCCCATTTTCCCAACTCAAAGTATGCTTTTACAATATCATAATAAAAATTTACATTATACCTTAAAAAGCTTTTAGCAAACTCAACTTTATTGTATCCTTTTTCATACCTGTCATAAAAATTTTGGAGAAGTTTAAAAATGGAATATTCCATACTCCATTCATCACATATATCTATTTTTCTTCTCATAATTTCTTCCAAAATAGAAATGTCATTTACATGAGAAAGCATGGCTTCTTCACATCTCTCTCCAAAATTTAACCATTCTTTAAAGCACTTAGCTACTCTTTCTTTTTTATCTTTTATGCAATTTACTATGGAAGTATAATATTCATCAAATACATCTTTCCAATTCACATCTATGTAACATTCGGGACTTTCTGTTCCTAGAATTTCTTCATCAAAGGAAGCCTTTTTAATACAATTAAAAAGTAATTCAAAAGCTTCAAAAGCAACATCATAATTTTTATTCCTAGAATATAGTAAAACAGTATTAAAATATTCAGTGAATTTTTGAGCCCACTGGCTCTCTTTAAAATCATCATAATCATAACTATCCCAATAATCATCGTAATGAGGTTCTGCATAATATTCTCCCTTAATACAAGCTTTATAAAAATCTTTAACCTCTTTTAAAAATTCCGGTTTACCATTTTTATTAGCTGAATCTATAGCTAACTTAGCATCTATATTTTTAGATATAAATTGTATTTGTTCAGTTTCATCAAGTCTATCTAAAAGTTCCACAACTAGCCAAGCTAATTTTTCTTTATCAAATTTTAATAGTATTTCTATCTTTTCATCCATAAGTTTTACCTTTCCAATTCATATAATAATTATCAAAACTAAAAATTTCTTTAATAATATCTACTTCATTATACTTTTAAGCTATTATAGGATTATTATACCTAAGTTCTATAGGATTTCATCATTTATTTAAGTTAAATTTTAAATGCAAATATTCAACGCAAAACAAGAACATATATTCGTATAGAATCCCCCCAAATGGAAATATTTCAACAAAGTGCAGTTGATTTCTTTAATATCGATACAAAAATAATTACACCAGCTGGAACAGAAATGAAAGACAAACAGCATACAGAAATCCTTATAAATCATATTCCTGTATGCTCCTTCATAATAAAATTTTCTCCTAATCCATAATACTTATAAATAGTTATATCCTTTTATAAAAATACAACCATTGTCATCTATTTTATATAATCTTTCAAAAATTTTTCAAATTCATCACTGACTTCATGCCTTGAAATGAATCCTATGTTAGGATAATATTCTGAATCAGAATATACTCCGCTATTATTATATATTCTTATAGTTACTGAATTGCTTAGTGCATTTGCTGCAGCTCCCTCACTACCTGGTGTTGATGAAGGTACATCTTTTGCTTCACCAGCATTAGAATGTGATTGTGAGCTTGATATAGCAGTATTATCTAAACTTGAATTATCCTCATAATCAGGGGAAAGTGTTTTTGCCTTGTTATTAATTATTTCTGTATGTTTATTCACGTCTTTATAGTCAAAAAGTTTGTTAAAATAATCCTTACTTGAATTCTTAATAGGAGAATAATAATTATAAAATTTTGTAATCTTGTTTCTATCTGTAATTTCACTTATTATGTTAGATTTTTCCGGCACTGCAGCTGTTCCCTGTTTTTCATCTTTTGTGGGTACAGTTTCTTCATGATAATTTAGAAATTGAATTTTTGATATATCTTCTTCCTTATTTATACCATAAAGTTCAAGATAAGCTTTTACATCTTCATCTTCATTTTCCATGTAACTGTCAAAATTAAAGAATTTAAAGAGTTTATAGCTATCATTCTCTTTTACTGCAACAACTGCTTCACATCCTGCTGGCAGATAACTATACACCTCCTTACCATTTAAATTTCCATCAATACTATTTGTAACAGTTGTAATCTTATGTCCAATATCTTTTTTATCTATGGTTTCTGGAAATTTAAACTCTTTTTTTTCACTTTCAGATAAAATATTGTAAGTCTTATTTTCTATTTTAAACTGATTTGTAATCCTAGCAGAGTTGTCATTTATAGGCATCTTAGGTCCATTAACTGTCCCTCCTCTCATTATACTAGCCGTTTCCTTATTTGAATTATGAACCGTTAAAGCTCCAACAAAAATGATAGCTATAACTAATACCGGAATTGCTATTTTTATATTTATTAATTTTCTATTATTATAAGAGTGTTCTAATATATTATTTAACATTCTCTGTTTTGCATTATCACTAGGTGTTAAATTATCAAAGGACTTTTTTATATCTTCTTTTTTCATCCTTCCTCTCCCTCCATTTCAATTTTAAGAAGTTTTCTTCCTTTATATAGATATCCTTTTATAGTAGATACATTCTTTTCTAATATTCTTGAAATTTCTATGGTGGAATATCCTTCATAGTAATACATATATAAAGTTGTCCTATATTTTAAAGGAAGCTCCATAACCTTTTTTATAGTATCATCAATATGAATATATCCATCTACTGCAATTTCTTCTTTTACATGACCTATTGTTACAGTTTTTCTCCACCAGCTTCTAAAAAAATCTTTACATAAATTAGTAGCAGTTCTTATAAGCCATGCTTTTTCATGTTCTTCACTTTTAAACTCTGTATTATCTCTCATAAGTCTTATGAAAGTATTCTGCACCATATCCTCAGTATCATGCTGATTCTTCATATACAGAGTGCACACCCTGTAAACAGTATCTACATGTCTATTGTATATCTCCGATATTTCTTCATTTGTGCGCACAAAAGAACTCTTCATGTTGTTCCCCCCTTCACTAGTAATACGATTAAAACAGTAAAAAGGTTTTAAAATTATAGATTTATATTTTAAAATCAAAAAAGCGAGTTAAAAAACTCACTTTTTAGCAGCTAATCTTATTTGTCCACATAAGGAATTGCATTGATTCATTAAATCCTACCACTCCGCCGGCTTGCAGATAATCTCTCTTATCTTAGTCTTTAATATTTCTGAAGCATGGGCAGGTCTTATTATCATGGCAGTGTCTGCACCTCGTCCACTGCCTGATATGGCAATTATGTCTTCACCATAAGGTATAACACCGCCGTCCAATGCCATGGTGCTTATTTCCACACCGACTTTAGTTCCTTGTCCAAGCATTCTAAGAGAATTGGCAATAATCTCTACAGGCATTACTCCTCCAAATTGTTTTGATAAGCCACGCTCTGCACCTGAAAGCACATGACTGGAAGTATATATAGTAAATCCATATCCCTCCAGTTCCTTTCTCTTTTCTTCTGAAAGCTCCTGAACTCCACTTTCAGGGTAACCATTGGCATGGGTAACCACTACTACATTAATACCACAATCCTTAAGATAAGCAGGAACATCCCCTTTACTTGTAGCCACCACTATGTAGTTTATATTTCTTTCCTTTGCAGTTTTTACTGCCAGTTTTACAGTTTCTTCTGTGTTTATTTTTCCTGATTTTTTAAAATACATATACAAATACCTCCTAAATTCTTGCATTCTCCTATTTTCTTCCTCATATCATCCTTATTATTTAAAGATTTGTTTAAATACATAAATGATTTAAATTTTCCACTGAATTTTAATTCCTTTATTATAAATTTTTACCATAAAGTTTACGCTAAATTAATTACTATATTTATTTTCCTTATCAATTAATTTTATCATAATATTCTCTAAATTGATTTTTTATATTTACAAAATATAAAAGTTTTCTTCCAATAATTTTTAATGTCAAGAAATCCTATTACTTTTTTCTATAAACATTCATTAAAAATTTGTAATGTTTTTTTATGATATTTTAAAATGTATAATTAATTATTAATTTTTAACTTTTTAGTTTGACACAAATATATATGTATTCTATAATTTAATTGCGTATCAGGAAAAAATAGTAAAAAATAAGGAAGCGATTTTTTATATGGTGAATATTATCAAAACTGCAATTATAACTATAGTAATATCCTTTATATCTGGAGTACTGTTAGATTATTATAAAAATCTGGCACCTAGAATATTATGTACTATAAAAAATACTGTACCTATAGACATGAATGGTAAAAAATTTTTTGCATACATCATTACAGTTGTAAATGTATCAAAAAAAACAATTCATGAATTAAATTTAAATGTACAAAGTTCACAAAGTAATTTAAAAATTACAGATGCAAAAATAACAAAGGGATTAAAATTTGATTCTTCAGTAAAGGATAACATTTTAGACGTGTATATGCCATTTTTAAGTAAGGATGATAAGTTTTCAGTGACAATGTATGTAGAAAATCCACAGGCAGTACATAATAAACCTGTTATTGTAATTAGATCCCCTGAAAACTTTAAAAGAATAGACTCTGCAGGACAAAAGGGGATTCTTGCTTTACTGCTGAGTATACCTGAAAGTATAAAACAAGCAGTGTTGAACATAACAAAAAGCTCTAAAAAATCTGCTACTGATAAAAGAGAGGACTTTACAAGAGCTATAGATAAATCCTCAGATGCTGAATACGGAATAAATAACGGAAATAGGAAACTCGGTAAAGCTAAAAAAGCAATGATCATTACTGTACCAATTATTTTACTTGTAATTGTAGGCTTTCTAGGAAAATCTTATTTCAAAGGATTGCCTGCTAATACATCAAATTCCACTGTAAATACTGCTCTTCCTAACCATTCAACTGGTTCAAAAGGTTCAGCATCAGAAGATACAATAAAAAGTAAAAATTCATCAGAATCCGGTGGATATAAGGATACAAATAGAGCAACTGAAAGCTCCACTAGAAATACAAGTAAAAATTCATCTATAAGAGGGACAACTAGAGATACAAATTCAAGTTCATCAACTAAATCATCTGGAACATCCTCTGAAAATAAAGGTACCTCTTCTGGAGCGTATTCCCAAAATAGAGGCACAAATACAACAATTGAAAATTCATCTGGGAACACAAGCAACAATACATCTACTAGATCATCCTCTGAAAATACAGTTACAAATACACCATCAGGAGCATCTTCTGAAAACAAAAGTACAAATGCATCCTCTGGATCATCCTCCGAAAATAAAGATACTAATTCTTCATCCGGGTCATCCTCTGGTTCATCAACTGGAACATCAACTGGAAATGCATCAAACTAACTTATTGATGTTATTGTTGCAGTTATATTTGATATTGAAAAAGTAGAAGGCTTCTAAAAAAATTTTCAACTTAATATTAGACATTTATGTTTTATTTAAAGAGTTTAAATAGAGATTATCCTCTAATAAAAAAACAACTTTTATTAGAAGATAGTCTCTTTTATATTAACACAAGATTATTTTTCATTTTTATAGAACTTAAATCAGTAAAATAGCAACATTTCTTCTACAATTAATCAATTCTCATTGAAAACCTCCTTTGCCACAAAAACTGCATTCAGAACCTTTGGAAATCCTACATAGGGAATACATTGTAAAAATACTTCTATAATTTCTTCCTTCGATATCCCCACATTTAATGCTCCATTTATGTGAACCTTTAGCTGCTTTTCACAGCCTCCCAAAGTAGTCAATGAGGATAAGGTAATAAGTTCTCTTTGTTTTAAATCAAGGGCAGGTCTTGTATATATGTCTCCAAAGGCAAACTCAATGATATACTTTCCAAGATCTGGAGCGATATCCTTAAGAGATTCTACTACTTCATCTCCTCCCTTACCATCTACTTCTTTAAGCTTATTCACACCTTTTTCATATCTATTTTCCATAATTGAATTACCTCCTGTTTTTTGATAATATTATGATACATGCTGGAGTTAACTCCATGTCAACAGGAGGTTTTTAATTTGAAGTATTACATTGGAGAATTTTCTAAAAAAGTTGGTGTCAGTATAGATACTTTGAGATACTATGAAAAGCTTGGTCTTATTTATCCTGAAAGAGATAGCATTAACAAGAGAATATACTCTGAGAAAGATATATCCTGGATAAATTTTATAATTCGTTTAAAAGAAATAAACATGCCTATTAATCAGATACAGTATTACTCTGAATTGAGGTATCAGGGAGACAGCACAGCGGAAAAGCGATTGGAGCTTTTAGAAAAACAAATGAATAGATTAAATGCAGAAAAAGAAAGGATAGAAGAAAATATACATCATCTTAATAAAAAAATTGATGCCTATAAACAAATGCTTAAGGACAAGGACAAATAGCTGGATATATCATAAATCCGCATTACTTCATATTACATTTTTTATCTAGCTCTACCCATTTTACACTTGCCAATCAAAAACTATTTAGAATTCTTAATTAACAAGTGATATTCTTAATAGAAACTATATACAGCAAAGGAATTGGGAAGAAATCAGATAATTACATAATGTAGAATTTAAAATTAAACAATGTGTAGTGGAAATATTTTCAAAAACAGGCCATATACTAGAATTAATATCTACTATATGGCCTTATCGTTTAAAAGAAAAGTATGACTTAAATAATAAAAATTATAAATTATATCTTGATACTCTTTTAGCAATTAAATATTTTAGAACAAATCTTGGAATTTTAGACATAAGATCCATATTTGCAGAAAAAATTTGTCTTAGTATCACCTAGACAAAGGCAGCTTACCATAATATCTGATTGTCTTATTTCATATCTCAATGCTTCTGTAAAACATAAAACAAATGCCTTAGTTGCGCCATAAACAATGTAGTATATATAGAGTTTTTAACTCTAGTTCATCCTTTAAGAATAAAGTTAAACAATAGTTTTTCATTAAATAACTATATTTAATTTAACATAATTTG
This genomic window from Clostridium pasteurianum DSM 525 = ATCC 6013 contains:
- a CDS encoding IS1096 element passenger TnpR family protein, translated to MGKEIIKMLNKKRNLELWNIPYRRELGEWKIDFEEEFKIPFIDIFEKGVLSDTLIRNINKFISGIYTFKISLGRNNWAKIKLSSQHSLEDLHNSIQEAFDFDNDHMYAFFMDGKAWSNNKFTCSYDEEGPYVDEVKIGELNIYEKQDFLYIFDYGDDWRFNVKMFKIEEEDKITLLKPQIIEIKGKVDQYPDFDDEW
- a CDS encoding AAA family ATPase; its protein translation is MKKTPIGISDFREIIENNYYFVDKSLFIKEIIEDDSKVILIPRPRRFGKTLNMTMLKYFFQIEESENISLFKNLEISKYKNITKLQGNYPVIYITFKDMKHSNFNNCIEAISFLMAGIFQEFKANLYSKCSREEKEYFTKILARKCSLVEIEMSVKVLIELIYRYIGKKPILLIDEYDVPIQQAHLKGYYSELIGFMRNFFSGALKDNTNVEKAVMTGILRVAKESIFSGLNNIKVYSLINSRYKEYFGFTENEVEKLLEYYNVKTELKNIKFWYNGYNFAGEVIYNPWSILNYIKDIDRGLICHWVNTSSNDLIKDILGKSDNKVKVELESLIEGKVLEKKINENIVMKEVNTNSENIWSFLLFTGYLKVNEIKNIDGDILGTLSIPNKEVSSLFKNIILEWFNKSDVNEDFNDMLKALISGDIETFDIMFSNTIDRTLSYFDVAGESERFYHAFVLGMLVSLENTHYIKSNRESEYGRYDVMIIPKDKKALGIIIEFKKVNKRRKETLKDAVNTALKQIKEKKYNLEMRTLGINNILEIGIAFEGKEVFMKERKC
- a CDS encoding RNA polymerase sigma factor; translation: MRTNEEISEIYNRHVDTVYRVCTLYMKNQHDTEDMVQNTFIRLMRDNTEFKSEEHEKAWLIRTATNLCKDFFRSWWRKTVTIGHVKEEIAVDGYIHIDDTIKKVMELPLKYRTTLYMYYYEGYSTIEISRILEKNVSTIKGYLYKGRKLLKIEMEGEEG
- a CDS encoding pyruvate kinase alpha/beta domain-containing protein, which translates into the protein MYFKKSGKINTEETVKLAVKTAKERNINYIVVATSKGDVPAYLKDCGINVVVVTHANGYPESGVQELSEEKRKELEGYGFTIYTSSHVLSGAERGLSKQFGGVMPVEIIANSLRMLGQGTKVGVEISTMALDGGVIPYGEDIIAISGSGRGADTAMIIRPAHASEILKTKIREIICKPAEW
- a CDS encoding carboxymuconolactone decarboxylase family protein yields the protein MENRYEKGVNKLKEVDGKGGDEVVESLKDIAPDLGKYIIEFAFGDIYTRPALDLKQRELITLSSLTTLGGCEKQLKVHINGALNVGISKEEIIEVFLQCIPYVGFPKVLNAVFVAKEVFNEN
- a CDS encoding MerR family transcriptional regulator, giving the protein MKYYIGEFSKKVGVSIDTLRYYEKLGLIYPERDSINKRIYSEKDISWINFIIRLKEINMPINQIQYYSELRYQGDSTAEKRLELLEKQMNRLNAEKERIEENIHHLNKKIDAYKQMLKDKDK